CCTCTTTGCGAAATAAGGAAACAGGCATCTGTCTGACATAACAATAGGAACAACCGAAGGCGCAGCCTGTGTAAGGATTCAGCGTATGTGTATAGCCATTAAGGAACCCTGTCCCCTTGTTGAGTAACGTTTTGGGCACTTTGTAAGTAAGATTTGTCTTCATAAGTTCTCATGCCTTTCGCGGTAGTGTACAGGTGTGAGTCCTGTGTGTTTGCGAAATACAGTAATGAAATAAGCTGAGTTAGGTATACCGACATGGCGGCCAATATCGGTGACGGTAAGTCCGGTATGTTCAAGCAACTTCCGGGCTTCTGTGATTCGTTTATCCTGAATATATTGAACCGGTGTGCGGCCTGTAATCCGCTTGAACACACGATGCAGATGATAAGGACTGCCATGACTTACAGAGGCAAGGACATCCAAGGTTAGAGGTTCGGCGTAATGATGTTCGATGTAATCCGTGATCCCGTATATCCACTCCTGATCAGGTACCCGCTCGCCTGTAGGTTTACAACGTTTGCAGGGTCTGAACTTTCGTGCCAATGCTTCTTCAACATGTTGAAATATCAGCACATTTTCAGCTTTGGGTGCTCTGGACTTACAGGAAGGTCGGCAGAAAATGCCCGTTGTTTGCACACCGTAAAAGAATGTTCCATCATAAGAATTATCGTTGTTGATGATGGCATGCCAGTATTTTTCATCTATAGATTTGGGCAGTATGCGATCTTGATCTGGACTTTCCACGATGATCACCTCATCTCTAATTATACCCCTGATTCCAAGGGATTGACGAAGTTTCAACTTAAAAAGCAAGATATCAATATCTGGGATAAAGTACCTTCCTTCAATCTGAACGAAATATGAGCTACAATATACAGGATGGTATACAGGTTATATAGGTTCAACTAAACTTTCTACACGAGAACGGAGAGGACAGAAATAACGTGAAGAAGCGAAGCGTTCGCCTTTATCCCCGGATTTTTCCCTTTGAAGAAGGGAATTTAAAAAAATCTGGGGATAACAGCGATCGGAAGGTTATTCTGTCATCGGAGTGTAAGTGTAAATATTCTTTAGTTGAACTCATATAGAACTCAAATGAAATTTATAGATGAAAGAGGTAGGTAAGCATGGTTCGTTTTGGCGTAGTGGGTACCAACTGGATTACAGAAAGGCTTCTTGAAGCCGCAGTGCAGGTTGATGGATTCAAATTAGCCGCCGTGTATTCAAGAACTGAAGATAAGGCTAATGCATTCGCAGATAAATATGATGTTGAACACCGCTTCACCGATCTGGAAGAGTTGGCGGCAAGTGATGTGATTGATGCAGTCTACATTGCAACACCGAATACGGTTCATGCAGAGCAGGCTGAGCTTTTTCTGAGAAACGGTAAACATGTATTGTGTGAGAAACCTCTGGCTGCAAATAGCGCCGAAGTTCGGAGCATAATCGATACAGCACGAGAACACGAGGTTCTGCTCATGGAAGCGATGAAATCGACCCTTGTTCCCCAGTTCAAAATGGTGCAGAAGAGCCTGCATAAAATCGGTCCTGTCCGCAAATACGTAGCAGGATACTCTCAGTATTCTTCGCGTTACGACAAGTACAAAGAGGGGATCGTCCTGAATGCGTTCAAGCCTGAACTCGCTAATGGGGCGTTAATGGATCTCGGTGTGTATTGTCTCTATCCGTTGATTACATTGTTCGGTGCACCTAACCGGGTTCAGTCCCAAGCGATGATGCTGGAATCAGGCGTGGATGGACAAGGCAGTGTGCTTCTGGATTATGATGGCATGGACGCGGTCGTTACGTACTCCAAAATCTCCAACTCTCATGTCCCAAGCGAAATCATGGGGGAACTGGGTAGCATCATCATTGACAAGATTGGTTCACCTGAACATGCAGAGATACGATACAATGACGGTACGGTGGAGCAGCTCACAGTCGAACAAAACCATCCGGCGATGTATTATGAAGTGGAGGAGTTCGTGAATCTGGTTCAGGAAGGCAAAAAGGAGTCTGACATGAACACGTATGAACGCTCCTATGTTACGATGCAGGTCATGGATCAGATTCGGAAGCAGATTGGGCTTGTGTTCCCTAACGATTGATTCAAGCGCAGGAAAGGAAGTTGAGACGAGATGAGCAGAGATGAGCTGAGCAGAG
The nucleotide sequence above comes from Paenibacillus sp. W2I17. Encoded proteins:
- a CDS encoding Gfo/Idh/MocA family protein; its protein translation is MVRFGVVGTNWITERLLEAAVQVDGFKLAAVYSRTEDKANAFADKYDVEHRFTDLEELAASDVIDAVYIATPNTVHAEQAELFLRNGKHVLCEKPLAANSAEVRSIIDTAREHEVLLMEAMKSTLVPQFKMVQKSLHKIGPVRKYVAGYSQYSSRYDKYKEGIVLNAFKPELANGALMDLGVYCLYPLITLFGAPNRVQSQAMMLESGVDGQGSVLLDYDGMDAVVTYSKISNSHVPSEIMGELGSIIIDKIGSPEHAEIRYNDGTVEQLTVEQNHPAMYYEVEEFVNLVQEGKKESDMNTYERSYVTMQVMDQIRKQIGLVFPND
- a CDS encoding bifunctional transcriptional activator/DNA repair enzyme AdaA, with protein sequence MESPDQDRILPKSIDEKYWHAIINNDNSYDGTFFYGVQTTGIFCRPSCKSRAPKAENVLIFQHVEEALARKFRPCKRCKPTGERVPDQEWIYGITDYIEHHYAEPLTLDVLASVSHGSPYHLHRVFKRITGRTPVQYIQDKRITEARKLLEHTGLTVTDIGRHVGIPNSAYFITVFRKHTGLTPVHYRERHENL